A genomic stretch from Telopea speciosissima isolate NSW1024214 ecotype Mountain lineage chromosome 7, Tspe_v1, whole genome shotgun sequence includes:
- the LOC122669389 gene encoding pathogenesis-related protein 1B-like has protein sequence MGSYKLEFLALLCLIGLLPSFFHVSQAQNSQDDYVSAHNAARSEVGVGSMTWDDTVAAYAQNYANQRAGDCNLVHYGGQYGENIAWSSGDMSATDAVKLWVDEKAHYDYNSNSCVEGQQCGHYTQVVWKNSVRLGCGRVTCNSGGTFITCNYDPPGNYVGQRPY, from the coding sequence ATGGGATCATATAAGCTTGAGTTTTTAGCTCTTCTTTGTCTCATTGGCTTATTACCCAGCTTCTTTCATGTCTCCCAAGCCCAAAACTCTCAAGATGACTACGTATCAGCCCACAATGCCGCCCGTTCAGAGGTTGGTGTTGGATCAATGACATGGGACGACACAGTAGCTGCTTATGCTCAAAACTACGCCAACCAGAGAGCCGGAGATTGCAATCTCGTGCACTACGGCGGACAGTACGGTGAGAACATTGCTTGGAGTTCCGGTGATATGTCAGCCACAGACGCTGTCAAGCTGTGGGTGGACGAAAAAGCGCACTATGATTACAATTCCAATTCTTGTGTCGAGGGACAACAGTGCGGTCACTATACCCAGGTGGTTTGGAAGAACTCGGTTAGGCTTGGTTGTGGTAGAGTTACGTGCAACAGTGGAGGGACCTTCATCACTTGCAACTATGATCCTCCAGGCAACTATGTAGGGCAACGTCCTTATTGA